From the genome of Solanum pennellii chromosome 6, SPENNV200:
NNNNNNNNNNNNNNNNNNNNNNNNNNNNNNNNNNNNNNNNNNNNNNNNNNNNNNNNNNNNNNNNNNNNNNNNNNNNNNNNNNNNNNNNNNNNNNNNNNNNNNNNNNNNNNNNNNNNNNNNNNNNNNNNNNNNNNNNNNNNNNNNNNNNNNNNNNNNNNNNNNNNNNNNNNNNNNNNNNNNNNNNNNNNNNNNNNNNNNNNNNNNNNNNNNNNNNNNNNNNNNNNNNNNNNNNNNNNNNNNNNNNNNNNNNNNNNNNNNNNNNNNNNNNNNNNNNNNNNNNNNNNNNNNNNNNNNNNNNNNNNNNNNNNNNNNNNNNNNNNNNNNNNNNNNNNNNNNNNNNNNNNNNNNNNNNNNNNNNNNNNNNNNNNNNNNNNNNNNNNNNNNNNNNNNNNNNNNNNNNNNNNNNNNNNNNNNNNNNNNNNNNNNNNNNNNNNNNNNNNNNNNNNNNNNNNNNNNtatgtaactcccattgtaacctatgtaactcctaaggccattatcttcactatttactacctccattatcttcctattcattgctaggaagacttcttgtagtataaatagtggtagtcttcatttggttttagagacacacaatttataagagaaaacaaagagtgaaagagttagtctaaaagagagttcttattagttgaagggaggtgttcttttttgtggagctttggactcaactcttgtccagagttgttgagttatactttgtgaaggctgttgtatcctggagggcaCAAGTCAAAGAgaactactgctggaccggtgaaaacatttgctgcagtgggcttgaatctccttaaagagagcgagatatccgcgcctcagcctgaagagattactttcttcattttattttcaattgtaatcttggaattttattatcttgtaagttttttcactaacacaACCGATGGTGGTCATTCATTACATTGATAAGCATGGAAATGATACCACACATTCAGattataacatatacatatatgtgacaGTATCCTTGCAAACAATTACGAACCCCTTAAAACATGTCAGTTGCATGAGTCAGGGTCATCTATAGATAATTCTACTTAACAAAATGAAATACTAATTTGTAAAAAAAGgaagaatgaagaaatgatCACAGCAAACTCACTTGTTTGAGATTGATTTCTCTTTTCCTGGACTATCCAACAGCTTGTGCAAATGGAGATGACGCAACAGCAGCTATTTTACGAACAATTTTCTTTGCTGGCTGATTGCCGTCTGATTTTGCTCCATTCGGCCTCACTTTTACCCCTCGTATCAactgttatatatatatttcgacAATTTAAACTCAAATGACAAAGATAATTACACGCTTCAAGTGATAACAAAACTAAAGcactatatataaatatggacTTACATATTTGCCACACTTCATGTCCGCGTATATTACTATGAAATCACCTTCTTGAAGTCCATTAGCTACGACAAAATCACCTTTAAGAATCGCGAAAAAAGatacaataaaaaattacttagtACTATGTATAAATAGATATCCTACGCAAAAGCTGGGTCAATTGTGTTCAAACCTGTGTTCTCAAGAAGGTACATCCTGCTTTTGTTATTTGGCCAAAATCtaaaaacaaaacacaaaaattgTCATTAATGATGTAAAAATTTGCAGAAATGCAATGCGAGTTTCCAAATATTTCAGTGTGTGAAAAACTGAAACGAAGCCTTCAATTTATACGAGTTGGAAACTCAATAGGTGCGACAAGTCCCATTTGTGAAAGCCAGTGTCTGTTCGGAAAATACTGTTTTAAGCATTTACCCTTCAGAAGAACAATGCAAAAATAAATCAGGTCATTTGACCAAATCCAAAGCTGAGCAGCAACGACGACGCAAGGATAACACTTTCTTTCCAACTATTTAAGAGTGAGAAGAAGTACTTCTATAGATAAGCACAATAATCTACCTCTTCTTATCCAACGATGGACAAAGTACCTTTGGAAAAAGgaacttttttcaaaattttcttttccctCGATTTCAcattcacaccttaactaaaagCCGATAAAACCAAGCAAGATGACtataaattaaaggaaaacaaTTGAATCGAGCAAATGTAATAAAAGATAGCTTGATCACAAATGATTATTTTGAGTAAGTGTACCTATATTTCATGTTCCAAACACGAGAAGTCCCAATGTCTTCCATGGCAATTGAGATTCCGTCTCTTGTTTCAAGTTGCGGGAGATGACTTTCTGCTTCTTTctacttataaacaaaattttcagGTATCCACTAAATCATTCATACTATGATTAACAAATGGGAATATATGTATCACAATTTATGATGACGTTAACTAGAGTACCTTTGGTAACACAATTCTTCCTAGATGGCCAACATCACTTTGCTTCAGCACTTTTTGCATGAGAAATTTGAGATTCTTCTCTGTTTTGCAAGCCTGTCGAAGAACATCCACACGAAATTTAAAGCGTCTGACACATATATATTAATGATCTTTACAATTACTATAGCggatgatttgtaatttatataCACAACATGTGAATGGGGATCCTAATAGCCCATGTGGTTGAACGGACTATCTGATCTCTCACCTTGTTAGTGAGGGTTTGACTCCCGATCTTGTATATCCCCAACTCATTTTCTTCCAAAGTTACTGttagtgtatataagttaaactcgaaaaatattttggccGAAACCAACCTGTCTTTTGTCTGTGGAACCATGTTTCTGATGTTTCTGTGATTGCACGGGTGACCTCTCCATAGGAAGTGATTGCGGAGTATCAGCCAATGGTACCATGGCGATTGGCGGAGCAGCAGCAGCACAAGGCCAATATACCCAAGTTCCTGGATTGTTAGCTTGAGATATTGCACAATTATTAATCTTTCTACCCATCATTACACTTTTCTCATTACTAATTTGTCTTTGATTCTGAGTCTGATGACGATAATGATGCAATGGTACTCGTCTCTGCCTAGCCATTCTGATCTTCCTGGCTTCTTTAGTAGCACAAGTGCCCAACCTTGCCAATCTCTCACCGTTCCCATCGAAAATTTGGTACTGATCATATTGAGCACTGAATAAAGGCTGATCAGGTATAGCAACATTATTCGTAATATCATTCTCAGGAAATCGATTGTATTGAGCAGCGTTCGCCATTGTAAATTGCGACTGAGAAGTTGAACTTCCACTCGTTGTTTGATTATACGGAGGCACGAATAAAGATCCATTAGAATTCAGATCACCAAAGTACCCCTGTACTGGCCCTGTCATTACAGAGGATGAATCGGTGAACGAGGCATTATAAAAGCAAGCATTTGGATTAGTAAAGTTAAAAGGGGCAGAGTTTTGGATACTCTGTTCCTCTCTCATTTGTTTCTTTTGGAACCTGTGTTGTTCAACCCAATCAAGAATGAGTCTCAACAACTGTTTTTTCCCTTCTTTAGTACTTCCCAATCGTTTCGACGCGCTCTCAATTGTCGAACGTTTAAGCTTAATACTCCTCATATCTTCAGCAGAAATGTTATCTTTGTTTTGCTTTAACCAATCCAAAAACATTAGTGCAAGTTCACTATCCCCTTGAAAAATAGACACTTGCTCATCATTTGcttgttctttttgttgttgattcAAAAAAGAGATCATAGGGTCAAGAAATTCATGATCCCCGTCGATTAAATCCATCACATTTAGACATTCTTGATCACTAATTGTGTCGAAATCTTGCTCATCAGCATCAGATTTTTGAACAGCCCAACTTGAAGATGGATCAGATTGTTCAGTAGGAAGGGAATTGGaagttgatgatgaagaagacaTGCATGGAAAATCTTGAAGAGAAGTAAAATCATTAGAGAAATTTCCATTTAACCAAATATCTGTATCATCCATAGGATCAAAATCAGTAGGCACCATATTAATATTCTCAAATCCATGCACATCTTCTTTGTTGCCACCATAATAAACCTCATTTAACTCCCTTTTCATTCTTGATTTTGACTTGACAACTTCTTACTAGCTAGCAAGCTTCACTCTgcctaaaccaaaaaaaaaaaaaaaaaaattagagagaAATGGGCAAATTTACCTGATTAAgctaagttaattttttttacgcGTATCTCGACTAATTTCACGAGATACCTGCACTCTTCCACAAGGAAGGGTAACAAGTAACTCTCTAGCACATAAGGAAGGAAGCTAAGTTGTTTGGACTAAAAACTCAATTAATTTCATGAAATACCTGCGACCATTGACAAAGTAACTCTATGAAAGCAAGCTAAGTTATTTGAACTAAAAACTCGATTAATTCCACGAGATACCTGCCATATTCCACCACCACCAACGAGTAACAAATAACTCTATTCATAAAAAATACGAACAGATGGAAGCAAGCTAACCTAAGTTACAAGGAGTAGGTCTTGTTGATTATTTCTCTCTTAGTTTTTGCAACATAAAATTCTCTATCTAACCAACAAAAAATACTAATAGTAATTAGTACTTTAAGTTTTTGATGGTACCTTTTAACAAATAGTAATTAGTACAATAAAATTACTTAGAAAATCAAACAAACTCTAAAAGTAATACCACTAAAGTTGATTTTGCAATAGCAATAACACTATACAAGAATCTTTAAAGCATAATAGCAAGTATGTATTCAGACAAAAACAATACCAAACTTCAACAACAACTATGGCCTGTTGTGAGAAGTTGTTTCAATATGaagattatatttttgtaaagatatatatatatataaaatttaaataaatgagAGAGAAAAGGAAAACCACCAAAGAGAAAACTTGGTgcgaatattattttatttcaccaCCAAATTAGGCCATATGTACTCTAACCTGAATGGTTCAATCCAGCGGTGGTCATTTTGGGCGAATAGAAATTAgcgataaataaaatttgtaattaattagttaaatcaaggattaattttattttatattctccATTGATAAGAGAAGCAGGTCAATTCTCTTTCATAAAAagattttggaaaatttagtAATGTGAAAACAGATAGAAGAGTTTAATTTGTTGTTATAGGGAGTTTTGTGTGCATTCTTCTCTTGCGGACACCTGTTTCTTCACTTCTGACCAATCTAGATGTTTTGccctattaaaaataatttcttgtttcatattaaaaaaaattatctgaaTCGTATAATTATAGTAATATTAATATGAAtgagttttttcaaaaataaaaactaaattttgACGAATGATATATAGATGAACCATGATGacatatttaacttatttttcctTACCAACTAATACAAGGCTAGTCTTTTTAACTTTACGTCTTATATCTAAGTTTTATCTagtataaaatttataagtttgaaaatatgtttaattatttttatagacaTTTTTCTTCGATTAACTTTTTTTCTCTTGCGAACACCTGTTTCTTCACTTATGATCAATCTAAGTGTTTCGccctattaaaaataattctttgctccatatcaaaaaaattatttgaatcgtataattataatgatataACATGAAtgagttttttcaaaaataaaaattaaattttgacgAATGATATATAGATGAACCATGATGacatatttaacttatttttcctTACCAACTAATACAAGGCTAGtgttttttacttaagttttatctagtataaaatttataagtttgaaaatatgtttaattatttttatagataaTTCTTTTTCGATTAACTTTTTTTCTCTTGCAGACACCTGTTTCTTCACTTCTGACCAATCTAGGTGTTTCGccctattaaaaaaaattccttgCTCCATATCAAAAAATTATCTGAATcgtataattataataatataatatgaatgagtttaaaaataaaaattaaattttgacgAATGATATATAGATGAACCATGATGacatatttaacttatttttcctTACCAACTAATACAAGGCTAGTCTTTTTTACTTTACGTCTGATATCTAAGTTTTATCTagtataaaatttataagtttgaaaatatgtttaattatttttatagataaTTCTTCTTCGATTAACTTTTTTTCTCTTGCAGACACCTGTTTCTTCACTTATGACCAATCTAGGTGTTTCGccctattaaaaataattcctTGCTccatatcaaaaaaatatctgAATTGtacaattataataatataatatgaatgaattttttcaaaaataaaaattaaattttgacgAATGATATATAGATGAACCATGATGacatatttaacttatttttcctTACCAACTAATACAAGACCtgttttttttactttacatctgatatctaaattttatctagtataaaatttataaatttaaaaatatatttaattatttttatagacaATTCTTCTTCGATTaactttttctctctcttataattaactatatgtatatatgtagcCAATTTCTAATAGTGCAAAATATGGCAATAGCCAGATAGTGAGAGCAGTAATAacaaaaagtaatataattatataataatatcagTAACGATTTTTGatagtaattaatttaattaccaAAAAATATATTCCTTTAGAGATAATTGAGTATGTTTTGTGAATGTCCCTCAATCTCATATCTCATTGGATCCAATGTCATTGGATTAATACagttaaaattttaacattttttattaatattcatatttatcatttcaaagaaaattataaaatagatACATATAGTGAAATCTAACAATACTAATTGACTATAAAGATTATTGgttgataataattaataaataaataagtaataaataacaATGATAATAAGTAGTTATTAATACTGATAATCATGAGcaaaatatttataacaatCAACCACACAAAATAACATGTccataatcaaaattttattcaaattaaataaatacttaaattttaagacaataatatttttaagtttgaattatttaaattcaaaaattctttGCAGTACTCGTGTGTCTTTTGTTTTTTATCTGAACGTTTGAAACTTAATTAAcaggaaaaattatattataaatttataattaaaatctCTAATTAAAAGTAAAACGATTCCGGGTTATATTACGACGAGGTTCTCGTCGGATTCATTgtatagaaaaaagaaaagaagaggtTGAAGAAGTGCACCGTAACAAGTCTCGAATGGCGACAAAGTTTAATGAGCAGAGCAAAGAGAAATGAGCTGCttaattatgtttctttttttctcattacaaaaattacatttttctcAGTCGGTCcaatccattttatttttacaaagagaATTGAGGTGCCTGTTTCATCGATGaacattttctttaataaatggACCGCTGGATTCCACCATTCAGATGACTTCACGTATGCCGTATAATCCGGcaaccatttttttcttaactaTCAGCACCAAGTTTTCCTCTTCCTGGTTTtctcttttagaaaaaaaaaaaaaactaaccgCTGTTAATTATCtctttcaacaaaaaaaagttttttttttgtttcaaaatcaaaaacctCTGTATCGGACAAGTTTGTTACTCTTTTTTGTCTGATTAACTTACTTCTTTTACCCACACTTCACTTCCTTTGCCCTTCTTCAAATTTCTACGGTGGTACTGTTTCTGTAAGAGTTGTTGTGCTTGCTTTCAGTTTTGGTTAATggtgtttttattttaatattaataagaggccttaaatatatatataaatcaagaACTGTCGCTTTCTTCAGATTTGGTattactgttttttttttttttgtgtgtatataatataaaattccCAAAGTTCAGATGGTTTATGTTGCAAAATCCACTTGAAGAGAGATAAGAAGACCGAATTCTTAATCAGGTACATTGCCCATCtttctctttaaatttatttatcttttttaattttcttgctGTAGCTTCGTTAATAACGAAAGTTGTGCAAATGAAGGATTTTTAATCTGAAAAATGGGTACTATTTTTGCAGTGTTGAGTTTTTggtagaaacaaaaaaaatggagagagagTTACATAATGAAGATGAGAATACTAATTTGGTGGTATCAGTGGATGATGATATTCAAATGCTACAGCAGCAGCATGATTGTACTGATTTTGATCCTATGGATGAAACAGATATTTGGCTAAATGAAAATTTCTCTACTGATTTTACTTCTCTTCAAGATTTTCCATGcatgtcttcttcttcatcaacttcCTTTTCCCCTCCTACTGAATCTGATCCATCTTCTGGGGTTGTTCTAAAATCTGATGCTGATGAACAAGATTTCGATAAAAAAATCGATACAATTGGTGATCAAGAATGTCTAAACGTCATGGATAATGTTGGATATATCGATGTTAATGAGTTTCTTGACCCTATGATTTCATTTCTTCATAATGAAAATCCTCAggagcagcagcagcagcaacaacaacaacaactactacCACAAGAAGACGACGATCAGgggttttctttttttcaaggGGATAGTGAGCTTGCACTTATGTTTTTCGAATGGCTAAAGCAAAACAGAGATTACATTTCTGCTGAAGATATGAGGAGTATTAAGCTTAAACGTTCGACAATTGAAAGTGCTTCGAAACGATTGGGAAGTACTAAAGAGGGGAAAAAACAGTTGTTAAGACTCATTCTTGATTGGGTTGAACAACATAGATTGCAAAAGAAACAAATGAGAGAAGCTGAAGCCATAAATCAACAAGCTCTTCAAAACTCTGTCCCTTATAACTTTGATCCAAATGCTTGTTTTTATCCACCTCAATGGATTCCAAATGCACCTTTCCCCGATTCGAGTACCCCTATAATGACAGGGCCAATACAGGGGTACACTAGTGATCCTTATTCGAACGGAGGTTTATTTCCGCCTCCTTATAGTCAAACCATGAGTGGAGGTGCAACTTCACCGGCTTCAGCAGAGTATCAACCCATGGACGCATCTCAATCCTGGTCTCCATCGCAATTTACAATGGCGACCACGTCTCAGTACAATCCATTTCCTGAGAATGATAGTACTAATAATGTTGCTATGCCTGATCAGTCTCTATTCGGTGCTCAATATGATCCGTATCAACTTTTCGATGGGAATGGTGAGATAGTGCCAAGGTTAGGATCTTGTGCTACTAAAGAAGCTAGGAAGAACAGAATGGCTAGGCAGAGACGACTGCGTCCGCATCATTATCGCCACCAAACTCGGAATCCAAGACAAATTACTAATGAGCAAAGTGTAATGATGGCTGGGGAGATTAAAAATTGTGTAATGACTCAAGCTAACAATCCAGGTAATTGGGTATGTTGGCCTTCTCCACCAATGGCGATGGTTTCACAATCACTTCCACCGGAGAGGCCGGCTATGCAATCACAGAACCAGCAGAAGCAGGTCTCAACATCGGCTGACAAAAAACAGGTATGTTTCGGCGCGAATTTCTTATCGAGTTTAAACTTTTATAACTTAACAGTATAAATGATTAGTCATCTAAAATATAACTAGACGCCATCCATTGAAAAGTGGAATTAATAACTTAGAAAATAAGACAAGTTAACTCGTAAATATACTTTACGAAATCGATGTAAGAGAGAATCTGGCTGTTAGAAGGGAAATAGAACATAGGTAAGCTTGAGGAATATAAATGTGGAAAAAAACCATCCCTTGTAAGAGCTCTTGGATCACCCTTCACACTCATATGGTGAATATGCAGGGGCAAATTTATCGCCTTAATTATAGGCCACGTGTAACCATGAATTATTCGCGATTTTAGGTATGTTATGtacatattttctaaaattgatctaattAATGTTAGTAGTTGGCACCGATGCTCCAGAAAGGCTGAATGATGCACTTGGTGGAAGCTAAATTATTTACATCGACGAATAGTGATTAATTTCCATTTAATGTTTTTCCCCCTTCTTAAGTGGTGCACCCATGTCCAAGAAATCTTAGATccaacctagtgaatatgagttAAATCAATTTCCTAATGGCTAATTTAATAGTTCGACAAGTATTTATAGCAATATGTATGTaatgtatatatgaatattattcaAATTTCGTTTGGATGTTGTTCGACAGGCATTTAAATCAGAGAAGAATCTGAAGTTTCTCCTTCAAAAAGTGCTGAAACAAAGCGATGTTAACAATCTCGGAAGAATTGTCTTGCCAAAGGTActttaattttacattatcTTAAATGGTGGACCTATATGC
Proteins encoded in this window:
- the LOC107022946 gene encoding B3 domain-containing transcription factor ABI3-like; its protein translation is MKRELNEVYYGGNKEDVHGFENINMVPTDFDPMDDTDIWLNGNFSNDFTSLQDFPCMSSSSSTSNSLPTEQSDPSSSWAVQKSDADEQDFDTISDQECLNVMDLIDGDHEFLDPMISFLNQQQKEQANDEQVSIFQGDSELALMFLDWLKQNKDNISAEDMRSIKLKRSTIESASKRLGSTKEGKKQLLRLILDWVEQHRFQKKQMREEQSIQNSAPFNFTNPNACFYNASFTDSSSVMTGPVQGYFGDLNSNGSLFVPPYNQTTSGSSTSQSQFTMANAAQYNRFPENDITNNVAIPDQPLFSAQYDQYQIFDGNGERLARLGTCATKEARKIRMARQRRVPLHHYRHQTQNQRQISNEKSVMMGRKINNCAISQANNPGTWVYWPCAAAAPPIAMVPLADTPQSLPMERSPVQSQKHQKHGSTDKRQACKTEKNLKFLMQKVLKQSDVGHLGRIVLPKKEAESHLPQLETRDGISIAMEDIGTSRVWNMKYRFWPNNKSRMYLLENTGDFVVANGLQEGDFIVIYADMKCGKYLIRGVKVRPNGAKSDGNQPAKKIVRKIAAVASSPFAQAVG
- the LOC107022819 gene encoding B3 domain-containing transcription factor ABI3-like, producing the protein MERELHNEDENTNLVVSVDDDIQMLQQQHDCTDFDPMDETDIWLNENFSTDFTSLQDFPCMSSSSSTSFSPPTESDPSSGVVLKSDADEQDFDKKIDTIGDQECLNVMDNVGYIDVNEFLDPMISFLHNENPQEQQQQQQQQQLLPQEDDDQGFSFFQGDSELALMFFEWLKQNRDYISAEDMRSIKLKRSTIESASKRLGSTKEGKKQLLRLILDWVEQHRLQKKQMREAEAINQQALQNSVPYNFDPNACFYPPQWIPNAPFPDSSTPIMTGPIQGYTSDPYSNGGLFPPPYSQTMSGGATSPASAEYQPMDASQSWSPSQFTMATTSQYNPFPENDSTNNVAMPDQSLFGAQYDPYQLFDGNGEIVPRLGSCATKEARKNRMARQRRLRPHHYRHQTRNPRQITNEQSVMMAGEIKNCVMTQANNPGNWVCWPSPPMAMVSQSLPPERPAMQSQNQQKQVSTSADKKQAFKSEKNLKFLLQKVLKQSDVNNLGRIVLPKKEAERHLPHLETRDGISIAMEDIGTSRVWNMKYRFWPNNKSRMYLLENTGDFVKANGLQEGDFIVIYADMKCGKYLIRGVKVRQNGPKSEGKKQMKKNPRKLSSAAAISSSPVAQAVR